From Gimesia panareensis, the proteins below share one genomic window:
- a CDS encoding thioesterase family protein — protein sequence MQGQHPKIGDDNTITFTVAQNHSITFGSGEAQISVLSTPSLIWFLEQAALQFLEPWLDQDSLSVGTHVDIEHLAPTPVGDQVQCTARLIYQDGPVYRFSVEAFAGGEKIARGLHSRRIVRLSQLTKRLRAQ from the coding sequence ATGCAGGGGCAGCACCCGAAGATCGGTGATGACAACACGATCACCTTTACAGTCGCGCAAAACCACTCGATCACATTCGGCAGTGGAGAGGCACAAATTTCTGTACTCTCCACACCGTCGCTGATTTGGTTTCTGGAGCAGGCTGCGTTACAATTTCTGGAACCCTGGCTGGATCAGGACTCCCTGAGTGTCGGAACCCACGTGGACATCGAGCATCTGGCTCCCACACCTGTGGGTGATCAGGTGCAGTGCACCGCCCGGCTCATCTACCAGGACGGACCGGTGTATCGCTTCAGCGTTGAAGCGTTTGCAGGTGGTGAGAAAATCGCCCGAGGCCTGCATTCCCGCCGGATCGTTCGTCTCAGCCAGTTAACGAAACGCTTACGGGCACAGTAA
- a CDS encoding amidohydrolase, which produces MSASFRSWFRSTCVVLSVCLFASLAVAETATLIFKNGKVITLDKQSRIAEAIAIREGKILAVGSNAEMQPFQGAQTKVVSLDGKTVIPGLIESHVHALRAARGELIQPHQELNSVAEIQAWIREKVKEVPPGRWITVPRTDITRLKERRRPTPTELDAACSTHPVYMNIARKNVLNTRGFELIGIRKKGDTLSGARIIFDDDGKPLMMEGGSGAIRKLIPRETVPAEATREALKKLHAIYNSVGITSILERGSRVDEYREYELLKEQNELTVRMTMTIREQLRSAAAVKEFTEKLGLITGDGDDWVRVGPLKISVDGGIHWGSTRLSEPYGEKRIKFYVLEDPEYRGDLAYSRELMAEIFEAGQKLGWQMCCHATGDGCVNEILSALEDVNQRLPVKGRRFCITHAYFPSQESVKRSKALGVCYDTQTYLFYRDADAINQVYGPSWVNRFMGLKMFVDAGVPVAINSDHMNGFDPDHSMNAFNPFLALYIAVSRRDIYGDVYGPHQKLSREEALRCMTSDAAYISFEEDKKGALEPGKLADLVVLDRDYLKCPEEEIKQIKPLLTILDGKVVFDASRDSGT; this is translated from the coding sequence ATGTCTGCCTCTTTTCGGAGCTGGTTTCGTTCCACCTGTGTCGTTCTGTCAGTCTGCCTGTTCGCTTCCCTGGCCGTGGCGGAAACCGCAACGCTGATCTTCAAGAATGGCAAGGTGATCACGCTCGACAAGCAGTCGCGGATTGCGGAAGCGATTGCGATTCGTGAGGGAAAAATTCTGGCCGTGGGTAGTAATGCCGAGATGCAGCCGTTTCAGGGAGCGCAGACCAAAGTCGTTTCCCTGGACGGGAAGACCGTGATTCCCGGTCTGATCGAGTCGCACGTGCACGCCTTACGGGCGGCCCGGGGGGAATTGATCCAGCCGCACCAGGAACTGAATTCGGTCGCGGAGATTCAGGCCTGGATTCGAGAGAAGGTCAAAGAGGTGCCGCCCGGACGCTGGATTACCGTGCCGCGGACCGATATCACCCGGCTCAAGGAACGCCGCCGTCCGACACCGACTGAGCTGGATGCCGCCTGCAGCACGCATCCGGTCTACATGAATATCGCCCGGAAAAACGTGTTGAATACGCGCGGCTTTGAACTGATCGGCATCCGAAAGAAGGGGGATACGCTCTCCGGTGCCCGCATCATCTTTGATGACGATGGTAAGCCGCTGATGATGGAAGGGGGGAGCGGTGCGATTCGCAAACTGATACCGCGGGAGACGGTGCCTGCGGAAGCAACGCGGGAAGCACTGAAGAAACTGCATGCCATTTATAACTCTGTGGGCATCACCAGTATTCTGGAGCGGGGTTCGCGTGTCGACGAGTACCGTGAATACGAACTGTTGAAGGAACAGAATGAACTGACCGTGCGGATGACGATGACGATTCGCGAACAGCTCCGCAGTGCAGCGGCAGTGAAAGAGTTTACTGAAAAACTGGGACTGATCACCGGCGATGGAGACGACTGGGTGCGGGTTGGCCCGCTGAAGATTTCGGTCGACGGGGGAATCCACTGGGGCAGTACGCGGCTGTCGGAGCCTTACGGTGAAAAGCGGATCAAGTTTTATGTACTGGAAGATCCTGAATATCGGGGGGACCTGGCGTATTCGCGGGAGTTGATGGCGGAAATCTTTGAAGCGGGACAGAAGCTGGGCTGGCAGATGTGCTGCCATGCGACCGGGGACGGCTGCGTGAATGAGATTCTCTCCGCGCTGGAAGACGTGAATCAGCGACTGCCCGTCAAGGGGCGGCGGTTCTGCATCACGCATGCCTACTTCCCCTCACAAGAATCGGTCAAACGTTCGAAGGCTCTGGGAGTCTGTTACGATACGCAGACCTATCTGTTCTATCGTGATGCGGACGCCATCAACCAGGTTTACGGCCCGTCGTGGGTGAACCGTTTCATGGGGCTCAAAATGTTTGTGGATGCCGGCGTGCCGGTAGCGATCAACAGCGATCACATGAACGGCTTTGATCCGGATCACTCGATGAACGCGTTCAATCCGTTTCTGGCGCTGTACATCGCTGTCAGTCGGCGGGACATCTACGGTGACGTCTATGGACCTCATCAGAAACTGAGCCGGGAAGAGGCTCTGCGCTGCATGACCAGCGACGCCGCCTATATCAGTTTCGAGGAAGACAAAAAGGGGGCGCTGGAACCCGGCAAGCTGGCCGACCTGGTGGTATTGGATCGGGATTATCTGAAATGCCCCGAGGAAGAGATCAAGCAGATCAAGCCGCTGCTGACCATCCTGGACGGGAAAGTCGTCTTCGACGCCTCCCGGGACAGCGGGACCTGA
- a CDS encoding tetratricopeptide repeat protein, with protein MNDQPDKELPEDNTPDPSEHAADQNQTPEGSEDAPSAAAGQTDAAQSQDPTEEGLPEWEPLTPELVEDEAIRGDFMLRWAAILLACLFAATYITDTETLVHVKTGQYLASHSFWPPSTDVFSYTAADRAWHNNGWLFDLSLSAVYGVLGDTGLTLLKVLLLGLTFYFIVRQSEREISTWWGSILAVLALIACFPQLTVTPEIVTILGVVLTMYYLSAWQKQNSPRALWTLVPLFLIWANLDSRVVLGVALLLLYALGETVAALLNRSMLNDDTDYKSLWMVLGGCLFATLLNPTGWHSLTAGLSYYSVDYPVMRSMFQGQLRPEELGFFPMTSPQFWSSLNHYAVAAFILMLLTLVSFVLNQSRMSWGQLFVFVGFCGLSVLASHELVVTSVLCAIFANRNFQLWYRDNFRQTYSIETSELLFSRGGRALTVLTFFALAYLVVCGRFQGQGVTRHAIGLGFSPSLNRTIDGYQTALENSLDDRPFHFVLEQGDLLIWLDQKSFVDNRLTLFAGEGDQDLFQLHDQTRRALRTARKEQLGSGKPEFWKATFNRYKVTHVLPRLSGMNPDYRTFFDLLTTPDWQLTSLNAATAVFYRTDMNNEHAREFLASHQMDFRKIAFQEQKDFPEIRSDWARPQSIYSRYLLPQTVSMENDVQTARHYLGLMSQSAGNHELTSSFAILAIQLANRGLIENPNSAEAYRILGSAYSYLASLEAQLLTPPGANGQQRAPMGFDRMRYFQILHAYHQSLIVDPDFAPTHMLLFEIYTNMRKIDLAHRELKTYLDMVEGQEQLDDDAFARLRAYSEHVEKLQGQINQITQELDQQEEKGADPLQLASQAYQNGFVLLAQHYLDDPVYVKQNPLAQNLEATILMELGQSEAAANQVTMLQREAQSQPQIPWRAQAAFTSLGNGNYRGCFDLWRQEIREQEEARIAGVLQTLPLVQPPMNSFWPTQHAVSVINYLYGLAQQQTPLKLNMARCEIEAGQPEQAVALLQDIIDDAPDTPYRPMIRFYLYQLTGKLIPEQPEAPAGQTEPEEDELPLVAPKP; from the coding sequence GTGAACGATCAACCAGACAAAGAATTGCCTGAAGACAATACTCCCGATCCCTCTGAACACGCTGCTGACCAGAATCAGACTCCCGAAGGTTCGGAAGACGCGCCCAGCGCGGCGGCTGGTCAGACTGATGCGGCGCAATCACAGGATCCGACGGAAGAGGGGCTGCCCGAGTGGGAGCCGTTGACTCCGGAACTGGTGGAAGACGAAGCGATCCGCGGCGATTTCATGTTGCGCTGGGCAGCGATCCTATTGGCCTGTCTGTTTGCAGCGACGTACATCACGGATACCGAAACCCTGGTCCATGTCAAAACCGGACAGTATCTGGCCAGCCACAGTTTCTGGCCTCCGTCGACCGACGTTTTTTCTTATACCGCAGCCGACCGCGCCTGGCATAACAATGGCTGGCTGTTTGATCTCTCGCTCTCCGCGGTATATGGCGTTCTCGGGGATACCGGATTGACGCTGCTCAAGGTCCTGTTGCTGGGACTGACCTTTTATTTCATTGTCCGGCAGAGTGAGCGGGAGATCTCCACCTGGTGGGGATCCATACTCGCGGTGCTGGCGCTGATCGCCTGTTTTCCGCAGCTCACGGTGACCCCGGAAATCGTTACGATTCTGGGTGTCGTGCTGACCATGTACTATCTTTCCGCCTGGCAGAAACAGAACTCGCCCCGCGCACTGTGGACGCTGGTTCCCTTATTTCTCATCTGGGCGAATCTGGATTCCCGGGTGGTGCTGGGAGTCGCCCTGCTGCTCTTGTATGCCCTGGGAGAAACAGTGGCAGCGCTGTTGAATCGTTCCATGTTAAACGATGATACCGATTACAAATCCCTGTGGATGGTACTGGGGGGATGTCTGTTCGCGACACTGCTGAATCCGACCGGCTGGCATTCGCTGACCGCGGGACTGAGTTATTATTCCGTCGATTATCCTGTGATGCGTTCGATGTTCCAGGGACAGTTAAGACCGGAAGAACTGGGCTTTTTCCCCATGACCTCGCCTCAGTTCTGGAGCTCACTCAATCACTATGCGGTGGCCGCATTCATTCTGATGCTGTTAACGCTGGTCAGTTTTGTGCTGAATCAGTCGCGGATGAGCTGGGGACAACTGTTTGTGTTCGTGGGGTTCTGCGGGCTGTCCGTGCTGGCTAGCCACGAACTGGTAGTGACCAGTGTGTTGTGTGCCATTTTTGCCAACCGGAACTTCCAGCTCTGGTATCGTGATAATTTCCGACAAACCTACAGCATCGAAACCTCGGAGCTGCTGTTTTCCCGGGGCGGACGGGCGTTGACCGTGCTGACCTTTTTTGCCCTGGCGTACCTGGTCGTCTGCGGCCGATTCCAGGGGCAGGGAGTCACCCGTCATGCCATCGGTCTGGGTTTCAGCCCCTCACTGAACCGCACGATTGACGGATATCAGACGGCCCTGGAAAATTCGCTCGACGATCGCCCGTTCCACTTCGTGCTGGAGCAGGGGGACCTGTTGATCTGGCTAGATCAGAAATCATTCGTCGATAACCGGCTGACGCTGTTTGCCGGCGAAGGCGATCAGGATCTGTTTCAACTGCACGATCAGACCCGACGGGCGCTGCGGACAGCACGCAAGGAACAGCTGGGGAGCGGCAAGCCCGAGTTCTGGAAGGCGACCTTCAACCGTTACAAGGTGACGCATGTCTTGCCGCGCCTGTCCGGGATGAACCCTGACTATCGGACGTTTTTCGATCTGCTGACGACCCCGGACTGGCAGTTGACCAGTCTGAACGCGGCGACCGCCGTTTTTTATCGCACGGACATGAATAATGAACATGCGCGTGAATTTCTGGCATCGCATCAGATGGACTTCAGAAAGATCGCCTTTCAGGAACAGAAAGATTTCCCTGAAATCCGCAGTGACTGGGCACGCCCGCAGTCGATCTACAGCCGCTATCTGCTGCCCCAGACGGTCAGCATGGAAAATGATGTGCAGACCGCACGTCACTATCTGGGGCTGATGTCGCAGTCCGCTGGCAATCATGAATTGACTTCCAGTTTCGCCATCCTGGCGATTCAACTGGCGAACCGGGGACTGATCGAAAATCCGAACAGCGCGGAAGCCTACCGGATTCTGGGCAGTGCCTACAGTTATCTGGCCAGCCTGGAAGCGCAGCTGTTAACGCCGCCGGGGGCCAACGGTCAGCAGCGGGCTCCGATGGGGTTCGACCGCATGCGATATTTCCAGATTCTGCATGCTTACCATCAGTCATTGATCGTGGATCCGGACTTTGCTCCCACGCATATGCTGCTGTTCGAAATCTACACGAACATGCGGAAGATCGATCTGGCGCATCGAGAGCTGAAAACCTACCTGGATATGGTGGAAGGCCAGGAGCAACTGGACGATGACGCCTTCGCCCGACTGCGTGCTTATTCAGAACATGTCGAGAAACTGCAGGGGCAGATCAACCAGATTACACAGGAACTGGATCAGCAGGAGGAAAAAGGGGCAGACCCCTTGCAGCTGGCCAGCCAGGCCTACCAGAACGGGTTCGTCCTGCTGGCGCAGCACTACCTGGATGACCCGGTGTATGTGAAGCAGAATCCCCTGGCCCAGAACCTGGAAGCGACGATTCTGATGGAGCTTGGTCAGTCTGAGGCGGCTGCCAACCAGGTGACGATGCTGCAGCGCGAGGCCCAGAGTCAGCCTCAGATTCCCTGGCGGGCACAAGCTGCCTTCACAAGCCTGGGGAATGGAAACTACCGTGGTTGCTTCGACCTCTGGCGGCAGGAAATCCGCGAGCAGGAAGAGGCCCGGATCGCGGGAGTCCTGCAGACGCTGCCCCTGGTCCAGCCACCGATGAACAGCTTCTGGCCCACGCAGCATGCCGTGTCGGTGATCAATTACCTGTATGGACTCGCGCAGCAGCAGACGCCGTTGAAACTGAATATGGCGCGCTGCGAGATTGAAGCGGGACAGCCGGAACAGGCAGTGGCACTGTTACAGGATATTATCGATGATGCACCCGATACCCCGTATCGGCCGATGATTCGCTTTTATCTGTATCAGCTGACGGGCAAACTGATTCCCGAACAACCGGAAGCGCCGGCGGGACAGACGGAGCCGGAGGAAGACGAACTCCCCCTGGTGGCTCCGAAACCCTGA
- a CDS encoding putative quinol monooxygenase, with protein sequence MIFVIADIEIADGKQAAFLDAFHKLVPLVLAEDGCIEYGPAVDEDTDIPVQVKNGSQIVTVMEKWESVDALKAHLAAPHMLTYREQVADLVKGTSIKVLKPA encoded by the coding sequence ATGATTTTTGTGATCGCCGATATTGAAATTGCTGATGGAAAACAGGCCGCCTTCCTGGACGCCTTTCACAAGCTGGTTCCCCTGGTTCTGGCAGAAGACGGCTGTATTGAATATGGCCCCGCCGTGGATGAAGACACCGATATCCCGGTGCAGGTCAAGAACGGCAGCCAGATTGTGACCGTCATGGAGAAATGGGAAAGCGTCGATGCCCTCAAGGCACACCTCGCCGCGCCCCACATGCTCACTTACCGCGAACAGGTCGCTGACCTGGTCAAAGGGACCTCGATCAAGGTCTTGAAACCAGCCTGA
- the serS gene encoding serine--tRNA ligase, whose product MLDLQFICENQEAILENCRNRGIEVDLARLTELDQRRRELIVQGDQVRQEQKSVSSQIPKAADNDEKQSLIAKGKELREQVSAIDSELRDVESELRAEQARVPNLAHPDVPIGKEDKANTVVRLWGEKPAFDFTPLDHVALAEKHDLIDFEAGTRVAGHGFYYLKNEAVLLEMALCQYAMQKLVQEGFVLHSTPDLARKEILEGIGFNPRGDETQIYSVENTDLSLVATAEITLGGSQKDQIMERESLPLKVAGLSHCFRTEAGAHGKATRGIYRVHQFTKVEMFAFTEPTNAASDAMHDEIVRIEEEIFQGLGLHYRVVDTCTGDLGAPAYRKYDLEAWMPGRGDAGDYGEVTSASNCTDYQARRLGTRCKSSGQKGTEFVHTLNGTAVSIARAIIAVLENNQQADGSILIPEVLRPWVGKEKIG is encoded by the coding sequence ATGTTGGATTTGCAGTTCATCTGCGAGAATCAGGAAGCGATTCTTGAGAATTGTCGTAATCGGGGAATTGAAGTCGATCTGGCACGGCTGACCGAACTGGATCAGCGTCGTCGGGAACTGATCGTCCAGGGGGATCAGGTTCGTCAGGAACAGAAGTCGGTCTCCTCCCAGATTCCCAAAGCAGCCGACAACGACGAAAAGCAGTCGCTGATCGCGAAAGGCAAAGAACTACGCGAGCAGGTTTCTGCCATTGATAGCGAACTGCGGGACGTCGAATCCGAATTGAGAGCCGAACAGGCCCGGGTTCCCAACCTGGCGCACCCGGATGTGCCGATCGGGAAAGAGGACAAAGCCAACACCGTTGTGCGGTTGTGGGGCGAGAAGCCTGCGTTCGACTTTACCCCCCTGGATCATGTGGCCCTGGCCGAAAAGCATGACCTGATCGATTTCGAAGCGGGCACGCGCGTTGCCGGGCACGGATTTTATTACCTGAAAAACGAAGCCGTTCTGCTGGAGATGGCCCTCTGCCAGTATGCGATGCAGAAGCTGGTCCAGGAAGGTTTCGTCCTGCACAGCACGCCGGACCTGGCGCGGAAAGAGATTCTGGAAGGCATCGGTTTTAATCCCCGCGGTGATGAGACCCAGATTTATTCCGTCGAAAATACGGATCTGAGTCTGGTGGCGACCGCGGAGATTACACTGGGCGGGTCACAAAAAGATCAGATCATGGAGCGGGAAAGCCTGCCCCTGAAAGTTGCCGGGCTGTCACACTGTTTCCGTACCGAAGCCGGTGCGCATGGCAAGGCGACACGCGGTATCTATCGCGTGCACCAGTTTACCAAGGTCGAAATGTTCGCTTTTACCGAGCCCACGAATGCGGCTTCTGACGCGATGCATGACGAAATTGTGCGGATCGAAGAAGAGATCTTCCAGGGGCTCGGACTGCATTACCGTGTGGTCGATACCTGCACCGGCGATCTGGGAGCGCCCGCCTATCGGAAATACGACCTGGAAGCGTGGATGCCCGGTCGAGGTGATGCCGGCGACTACGGCGAAGTGACCTCTGCGTCTAACTGTACTGACTATCAGGCCCGCCGCCTGGGAACCCGTTGTAAGTCCAGCGGGCAGAAAGGGACCGAGTTCGTGCATACGCTGAACGGGACTGCTGTCTCAATTGCCCGGGCCATTATTGCGGTTCTGGAAAATAATCAGCAGGCGGACGGCAGTATCCTGATCCCTGAAGTTCTCAGGCCCTGGGTCGGAAAAGAGAAGATCGGTTAA